AGAAAAAGTATGGTATGAGCGTACCTTACACTATGCCATATCCGGTAATTGTCGTGCATAAAGATAATAACGACATCAAAAGTTTTGCTGATCTAAAAGGCAAAAAGAGCGTGCACTCTGCGACTAGCAACTGGGCAGCGATAGCCGAGAAAAACGGTGCAACAGTGGTTGTGGCTGATGGCTTTAGCAAAGGCGTGGAGCTTATCATTTCAAAAAGAGCTGATGATACGATAAACGATAACGTTACATTTTTTGACTACATCAAACAACGCCCAAATGCGCCGCTAAAAATCGCATACACAAGCAACGAGCCGATGCCAACAGCTGCAATCGTTAAAAAAGGCAACACTGAGCTATTAGAGGCGATAAACAAAGCACTTGACGAGCTAAAAGCCGAGGGCAAGATAAGTGAAATTTCGATGAAATATTTTGGAAAAGATATTTCAAAATAAAGGATCAAAATGAAATTTACAAATTTATTAAAAGTAGTAGCTGTGCTTGCAATGGCTTTAAATTTACAAGCAAAAACTATAAAAGATGGCGTGC
This DNA window, taken from Campylobacter concisus, encodes the following:
- a CDS encoding amino acid ABC transporter substrate-binding protein, which encodes MNFKPIFGLIAGAFLALNLNASTIKKGELIVATEGTYSPYSFYDEKGELVGYDVDIARAVAQKLNLKVEFLTAPWDAMLAAFDAGKADVVFNQVSINEDRKKKYGMSVPYTMPYPVIVVHKDNNDIKSFADLKGKKSVHSATSNWAAIAEKNGATVVVADGFSKGVELIISKRADDTINDNVTFFDYIKQRPNAPLKIAYTSNEPMPTAAIVKKGNTELLEAINKALDELKAEGKISEISMKYFGKDISK